From the genome of Pseudarthrobacter sp. NIBRBAC000502772:
AGCGGGCACCGCAGCGCCGTGCGTTCACTTGACCTGAACAATGAGGGGGCGCCCTGGCTGAGGATCGAGACGGTGGCGGATGCCCGCGGGCGCCGGCCCGGTTTCACTTTGGCCCGTCACACGGCACAGGAGATCAGCTCCGCAGCCCATCCCCACGAGTTGCCTCCGAGCGAGCACAGCTACCTCTACCTGGACGCCGCCCAACATGGGTTGGGTTCACGGGCCTGCGGCCCGGACGTCTGGCCGGACTTCGCCCTTCGTCCGGAGGCCCGCACGCTGACGCTGCGCATCGGGACTGCCGGGTAGCTACGCAGCTCCGACCGGGACGGGTTCCTTGGCGCCTGCGTCCTTGCGGATGGTCGCGCTGATCACGGCGGCGATGGTGCACATGGCGGCCGCGCCGAACCAGGCGTAGGTGTACTGGCCGGTGGCGTCCCGGATGGCACCGGCGCCGAGGGCGGCGGCGGCCGCGCCCAGCTGGTGGGCCGCGAACACCCAGCCGAACACCACGCTGCCGTCCGCGCCGAACGTTTTCCGGCAGATTGCCGCGGTGGGCGGTACCGTCGCCACCCAGTCCAGGCCGTAGATCACCACAAAAACGATCATGCTCGGCTGGACGGTGGCGCTCAGGAGCAGCGGCAGCACGAGCAGGCCGATCCCCCGGAACTGGTAGTAGACGGCCAGCAGGATTTTGGGGTTGTACCGGTCGGTCAGCCAGCCGGACGCGATGGTGCCCAGGATGTCGAAGATCCCGACGACGGCGAGCAGCCCGGCCGCTGTGGTTTCGGGCATGCCGTGGTCGTGGGCGGAGGGGATGAAGTGGGTGCCGATCAGCCCGTTGGTAGTGGCCCCGCAGATCGCAAAACCGGCCACCAGCGCCCAGAATGTCCGCACTTTGCTGGCCCGCTTGAGTACCTGGAGGGCGCGCACTGCGGCGTTGCTGCTGCGCCCGCTTTCCACGGCAGGGGCGGCGGCAGACTCAGCCGTTCCCTCCTCAGGTGCCGTTTCACCGTAAGGCAAGGCGCCGACGTCGGCCGGTGAGTTCTTGAGGAACTTCAGCACCAGCGGCACCACCGCCAGCGCGCCGGCGGCGATCAGCAGCGAGGCCTGCCGCCAGCCCGGATCCTGGGCCAGCATGGCGATGAACGGCAGGAAGACCAGCTGGCCCGCGGCGCTGCCGGCGGTCAGGATGCCGATCACCAGGCCCCGGCTCTTGGAGAACCAGGTGTTGGCGATGGTGGCGGCGAAGACGAGCGCCATGGAGCCGGTGCCCAGCCCGATCAGCAGGCCCCAGGTCAGGAGGATCTGCCAGGACTCGGTGACCAGGACCGTGAGCGCACTGCCGGCGCCGATCATCACCAGGGCGGTGGCGGTGACGGTCCGGATCCCGAACCGTTCCATCAGGGCAGCGGCGAAGGGGGCGGTCAGGCCAAACAGCACCAGGTTGATGCTGACGGCTGCGGACAGCACGGTGGTGGACCAGCCGAACTCCTGCTGCAGCGGCACCATGAGGACACCCGGGGCGGCCCGGAATCCGGCGGCGCCAACGAGGGCCAGGAAGGCGACGGCCGCGACGATCCAGGCGGGGTGCAGCCGGCGGCGCGTGGTTTCGGTGGCACTCATGCGGCCGTGGCCAGCTGCACGGGCGCGTCCGTCCGGGTGAGGCTGTGCCAGCTGGTGTTGGCGGCAGTGAGCCGTTCCCCGCAGCCGGTGCAGGTGTCCGCGGAGCTGGTCCGCTGGCCGCAGCCGGAATGGATGACGTACATATGGGCCTGGTCAGACGGCGCCGGGAGGTGCTTTTCCGCCCACATGACCACGGCGTTCAGGACCGGGAGGGCGTCCTCACCCTTAGGAGTCAGGACGTACTCCTGGCGGGGGCGGCCGCCGTCGTCGTACGCCTTCTTCTCAAGCAAGCCCGACTCCACGAGACCCGCCAGGCGCCTGGTGAGCACGGAATCCGCGACGGCCAGCCGGGACTTCATGGCGTCGAAGCGCCCGTTGCCGAAAAAGACCTCGCGGAGCACCAGCATGCTCCAGGGGTCACCCAAAATGTCGAGACCTCGTGCCATGCTGCAGTTGCGCTGGGACCAGTCGGAGCGGAGAACCATAAAGGCACCCTAGCTAACTTTCTTGAAGAAAGCCAGAGTGCCTTTGGCTGGCGAGCGCGGTGCTACTGGAGGGGCGCTGCTACTTGAGGAAGGTGAAGGCGCGCTCGAGGTCGGCGATGAGGTCTTCCACGTCCTCGATGCCGCAGGACAGCCGGATCAGGTTGACGGGAACCGCCAGTTCCGTGCCCTTGACCGATGCGTGGGTCATCTCGGACGGGTAGTTCATCAGCGATTCGATGCCGCCCAGGGATTCCGCCAGCGTGAACACCGACGTGTTTTCCGCGACCGTGCGGGCCGCCGCCTCGCCGCCCTTGAACTGGACGGAGACCATGCCGCCGAACTTCTTCATCTGCTTCTTCGCCAGCTCGTGGCCGGGGTGGGACGGCAGGCCCGGGTACAGGACGGCCTCCACCTCGGGGCGCTCGAGCAGCCATTCGGCCACGGCCTGGCCGTTGTCGCTGTGCCGGTCCATGCGCACGCCGAGTGTCTTCAGGCCGCGGGTGGTGAGGAAAGCGTCCATGGGGCCGGACACCGCACCCACCGCGAACTGCACAAAGCCGATCTTCTCCGCGAGGTCCGCGTCGTTGACCACGATGGCGCCGCCCACCACGTCGGAGTGCCCGCCGATGTACTTGGTGGTGGAGTGGACCACGACGTCGGCACCCAGGGCGAGCGGGGTCTGCAGGTAGGGCGACGCGAAGGTGTTGTCCACCACGAGGAGGGCCCCGGCGTCGTGCGCTATTGCGGCGAGCGCCTCGATGTCGGTGACCTTCATCAGCGGGTTGGAGGGGGTCTCCACCCAGACGAAGCGGGTCTTGTTCGCGGCCACGGCTTTGCGCACCGCGTCCAGGTCCGCCATGTCCACGGGGGTGTTCCCGATCCCCCAGTCGCCGAGCACGCCGTTGATCAGCCGGTACGTGCCGCCGTACGCGTCGTTGCCGAGCACAATGTGGTCGCCCGGCCGGGTCAGCGCCCGAATGAGGGAGTCCTCCGCCGCGAGGCCCGAGCTGAAGGAGTACGCGTGGCTTCCGCCCTCGAGCGCCGCGAGCTGCTCCTGCAGGGCGTCGCGCGTGGGGTTGGTGCCACGGCCGTATTCGTAGCCGTCGCGGAGCCCGCCGATGCCGTCCTGGGCGTACGTGGAGCTGAAGTGCACCGGCGGGACCACGGCGCCGGTGCGGGGCTCGAAGGCCTGGCCGGCGTGGACGGCGCGCGTGTTGAAACCCTGGTTTTCAGAAACAGACATGGAGTTCCTTTAGCTAGTTGCTGAGGTAGGCGAGGAGGTCGTGGCGGGTGAGGATTCCCACGGGGGCGCCGACGAATGTCACCATCACGGTGTCCACGTCGGAGAGCAGTTCGCGGGCTGCGGAGATGGTTTCCAGCGAGCCGATGACCGGCAGGCGGGGGCCCATGTGCTCTGAGATCTTGTCCGTCAGCTTGGCCTCGCCGCGGAACAGCTTGGAGGTCAGGCTGCGCTCATCCACGGCGCCGAGGACCTCGCCCATCACCACCGGCGGTTCCTGCGAGAGGACCGGGATGTGGCTGACACCGAACTCGTTCATGATGTTGATGACGTCGCGGACGGTCTCGTTGGGGTGGATGTGGACCAGGTCCGGCAGCTCGCCGGTCTTGGACTTGATGACCTCGCCCACTGACGTCTCCTCGCCGCCGGAGAGGAAGCCGTAGGAACGCATCCACTGGTCGTTGAAGATCTTGGCCAGGTAGCCGCGGCCGGAGTCCGGGAGGATGACCACCACCACGGCGCTTTCCGGGAGGTCGCGGGCGGTCTGCAGCGCAGCCACCACCGCCATGCCGGACGAGCCGCCCACCAGCAGCCCTTCCTCGCGGGCCAGCCGCCGCGTCATGGCGAAGGAATCGGCGTCGGTGACGGCGATGACGTCGTCCGGGACGGATTTGTCGTAGTTCGCCGGCCACATGTCCTCGCCCACGCCCTCGACGAAGTACGGGCGCCCGGTGCCGCCGGAGTAGACCGAGCCTTCGGGGTCAGCCCCGATGATCCTGACCCGGCCGCCGTCGGCCTCCGGACGGTCCGCCGAGATCTCCTTGAGGAAGCGGCCGGTGCCGGTGATGGTGCCGCCGGTGCCGGCGCCGATCACGCAGTGCGTCACCGTGCCGTCCGTGTCCCGCCAGATTTCCGGCCCCGTGGTCTCGTAGTGGCTGCCGGGGGCGGCCGGGTTGGAGAACTGGTCCGGCTTGTAGGCGCCCGGAATTTCCGTGACCAGTCGGTCCGAGACGCTGTAGTAGCTCTGCGGGCTGTCCGGGGCCACGGACGTGGGGGTGACCACCACTTCGGCGCCGTAAGCCTGAAGCACCGCGCGCTTGTCCTCACCCACCTTGTCCGGCACGACGAAGATGCATTTGTAGCCTTTTTGCTGGGCCACGAGCGCCAGACCCACGCCGGTGTTGCCCGACGTCGGCTCAACGATGGTCCCTCCGGGCAGGAGTTTGCCGGTCCGTTCGGCCTCTTCGATCATTTTCACCGCGATGCGGTCCTTGATGGAACCGCCGGGATTGATGTATTCCAGCTTGACCAGGACTGTGGCTTTGAGGCCTTCCGTCACGTGGTTGAGCTTGATGAGCGGCGTGTTTCCGATGAGGTCCAGGACGGACTGCGCGTACTTCATAGGTACAAAGTTACCGCCTGCCGCCACAGGTCCTGCCCGGGGCTCAGCTCCCTGCCGAGGAATCTGTGTGCCAGAGGCCCAGGGTGTTGCCCTCGGTGTCCTTGAAGTAGGCGTAATAGCCCATGCCGGGAACGGCGTCCTTTGCCTGGGCGACAGTACCTCCAGCGGATTCGACCTGCGCCAGCGCGGCGTCCACGTCCTCCACATCGATGGTGATGATGGGGGTCTTGAGGTTGTCCGTGCGGGGGAACAGGGCCCCGTTGATGGCCCCTGGCGCGCTTGGCATGCCTGTCTGTTCGTCCGACGGCGTGGTGATGGCGATGGTGTAGTCCATCTCCTGCATGGGGGTCAGGGTCCAGCCAAACGCACTTTGGTAAAAGGTGTTGGCGCGTTCCTTGTCGTCGGAGGGGATCTCGAAATGCACAACTCCAGCCACAGCATGCTCCTTTGAATGCGAGGGGAAGACGCGGACTCCCCGCGCCACACGTTGGAGTCTAGTCCTGGCATCTTCGGCCTGAAAGGGGCTCCGGAAGCTGCGTTGCCAGCCCATCGTGGGACCATGAATACATGACCATCCTTGACGCTCCGGCCCGGCTTGCCGCCGCCGCGGATGCGTCCCTGCGGTGGCATCCGGACGGCCCGTACAGCCTGCACCAGACGCTGGGAACGCTCCTGCGGGGTACCGGAGATCCGTCGTTTTCGTTCCGGCCGGACGGGTTATGGATGGCGTTTACGACGCCGGACGGCCCGGTCACGCTGCGCCTCACCGCGGCTGCGGATGGGGCTGTTGACGCCCAGGCCTGGGGTCCGGGTTCCGCCGCCGGACTCGCCGGCGTGCCCCGGCTCCTGGGCGCTGAGGACGATTGGTCGGCGTTTGACGAACCGGATTTCCACGCCACGCTCCCCCGGATGGTCCGTGATGCCCGACGCCGGAACCTGGCTGTCCGGCTGCCCTCCACCGGGCGGGTGGTTGATTGCCTCGTGCCCACCATCCTTGAGCAGAAGGTCACCGTCATTGAGGCCCGCCGCGGCTACCGGTACCTGATGTACCGGTTCGGCTCGCCGGCTCCGGCGGCAGGAAGCGCGGCGCCGGAAGGGCTCCGCCTCCAGCCCACGCCTGAGCAGTGGCTGCGCATCCCCTCGTGGGAATGGCACCAGGCCGGCGTAGGACCCCAGCGTTCGGCGACCGTCATGCGGGCGCTGCGATCCGCCGTCGCGCTTGAACGGCTGGCCGCCCTTCCGTCCGCGGAGGCGGCAGCAAAGCTGCAGGTGATTCCCGGTATCGGGGTGTGGACCGCGGCCGAAGTGGTGCAGCGGACGCACGGCTGCCCGGACTCCATTGCGGTGGGCGACTACCACCTCGCCGCCTATGTGGGCGCCGCCCTCACCGGCCGCCGGACGGACGACGCCGGCATGCTGGCCTTGCTTGAGCCGTGGACGGGGCACCGGCAGCGTGTGGTCCGGATGATCGGCCTGAGCGGCTTCCGCAAACCGACGTTCGGGCCGCGCATGACCATCCAGGACCACCGCCGGCACTGACGGTTCCGCCGTGGACTCGGGCCGCGGATGGGTATAGCGTGGCGCCATGGAGCCCGCACCAGAGCCCCGGAATTCCGAATTCTCTGGGAGTCAGCCATGATCCACACTGACAAGCTAACCAAGACATTCACCGTCAAGAAGGAAACGGTAGAAGCCGTCAAGGGGGTCGACATCGATGTTGCCCCGGGCGAGCTTGTGGCGTTCCTTGGCCCGAACGGTGCGGGCAAATCCACCACCCTGCGCATGCTCACCACCCTGCTCCGGCCCACGTCGGGCACGGCAACCGTCGCGGGTGTGGACGTCACAGCGGACCCGGCCGGCGTACGCGCCCGGATCGGCTACATCGGCCAGGGCAACGGCGGCGGGCACAGCTTCCGGGTCATCGACGAACTGATCATGCAGGGCCGCTTCTACGGTATGAACTCCACGGATGCCGCTGCCCGGGCACACGAGCTCCTGATCTCCATGGACCTGGCCGACCTCGCCAAACGCACCGTGGTCAAGCTGTCCGGCGGGCAGCGGCGGCGGATGGACGTGGCGCTGGGGCTGATGCACTCCCCGCGGCTGCTGTTCCTGGATGAACCGTCCACCGGCATGGACCCGCAGAACCGGGCCAACCTGTGGGACCACATCATGCGGTTGCGCGCCGAGCACGGCACCACCATCGTCCTCACCACGCATTATATGGACGAGGCCGATTTGATGTCCGAGCGCGTGATCGTGATTGACCACGGCCAGATCATCGCCGATGACACAGCTGCCCGGCTGAAGGCCAACCTGGCCGGCGACCTGCTCGCCGTCGAGGTGGCGGCGGAGTCCGCCGCGGGCGTGCGCGGGCTGCTGGGCCGGGCCGCTGCGGGCGGTGAGGTCAACGAAAACTCGTACGACGGCGTGGTCCGCTTCCGCCTCCGGCTCACCGAAGGCGCCCGGCTGGCACCGGCGCTGCTGCAAGAAATGAACGACGCCGGTGCTCCCGCCCAGTCCCTGGAGCTGAAACCGCCCACCCTGGACGATGTATTCCTGGAGCTGACCGGCCGCAATCTGCGGGAAGGAGCAAACCGCTGATGGCTGTGCAAAGCACCGAGGTCCTGGAAAAGCCAGGCCTGGTCCAGATCCTGCATGACACCAGGTTCGTCTTCTGGCGCGAGATGCTGCTGCCGCTGCGTGACCCGTTCTCGCTGATCTTCTCGCTGCTCCAGCCGCTTGTATTCCTGGGTCTCTTCGGCCCGTTGCTCGGCGCGGCCGTGGGGGCACCCGCATTCGGCGGCCAGTCCACGCTGCAGTGGTTCCTGCCCGGCGTCGTGGTCATGATTGCCCTGTTCGGCACGTCCATGACGGGCTCCAACCTGCAGTACGAGCTCATGACCGGTTCTTATGAGCGCATCCTGGCCACGCCGCTGTCCCGCTCGTCGCTGATGATCGGGCGGGCGCTGAAGGAATGGGCGCCGCTGGTGGTGCAGGGCCTGCTGATCGCCCTGGTCTGCATCCCGTTCGGCTTTGTCTTCTATCCGCTGCACGTGCTGTTCGGCCTGGTCATCCTGGGGATCTTCGGGATCGGGCTCGGCGCCCTCTCCTACGCGCTGGCGCTGGTATCGCAGAACAAGGAGTGGATCTTCTGGGGTGTGCAGCAGACGCTGCTCTTCCCGCTGATGATCCTGTCCGGCATCATGCTGCCCATCGAGGCAGGGCCGGACTGGATGAAGACCGCCAGCCTCTTCAACCCCCTGACTTACCTGGTCAACGCCGAACGGGAGCTGTTCTCCGGCAGCGTCGGGACCGACACGCTCCTGGGCCTCCTCGCCGCATCGGCGACGGCCGCCGTCGGGCTTGTAGTGGGTGTGCGGGCCATCAACCGCAACATCAATTAGAGCCCAGGCGGGCGGCGTAAGCAGCGGCTTCAGCACGGTTGCGAAGGCCCAGCTTCTCCAGCACACTGCTCACATGGTGGGCCACCGTTTTGCTGCTGATAAACAGCTGCCCCGCAATTTCAGGATTTGAATAGCCCTCAACCAGCAGCCCCAGAATTTCATGCTCACGCCGGGTGAGAATACCTGCCTCGCGGGGAACGGACCGGCCCCCGGCGCCCCACGATCGCAGCAGTGCCGCTGCCGTATCGGCATCATGGGACGCCCCCAGCCTGTCCATCGCTGACAGGGCAGCGCGGGCTTCGGAGATAGCGAGTGTGGGCTGGACTTGGGCTAAAACACGCGCAAGTTCCAGTCGTGTGCGCGCGGCTTCCAGCGGAAGGTCCAAGTGCCCGAACCACTTGAGGGCGTCCTCAAAATACAACGTGGCAGGCTCCAGCCGGCCCTCGGCGGCTGCAACCCGGCCCCTAGCCAGAGCGGCATGCGCGGACACCAGGCATACTCCTCCGGCGCTGGCGTCAAGGTCGCCAAGGTGCTCGGCGGCCACTGCAGCAGCGGCAGGATTGCCTGCTGCCAGCTGTGCCTGCACCAGCAGGCTGCGTGCGCTCGCTGTTTCCAGAGAGGTCCGGTGCCCGCCGGCGTGCAATGTCGGAACGACGTCGCCGGTACCCTCATTTTCCGAACGAAGCCAACGCTCGGCCAGTGCCACGGCCGCCACCGGTTCGTTGCTTCCGAGGGCCAGGCCCGCCGCCACCAGGCTGGTCTCGACCGGAGCGCCGATCCTCTCGATCAAGGCCTTTGCCTCGTCGAAATGCCCTTGGCGCACGCGGAGTTCGGCGAGGCTCGCGATGGCCCTGTGGTACATACCGGGGAAGACGTCCTTCGTACTCGCCGCCGCATGCCGCAGCTCGTCCTCGGCTTCGGCCCAATGACCCGTCAGCAGGAGCACCCGCCCGTGGACCATGCGGCACTGGGCGTAAAGGTATGGACAGCCGTAGGTCCTCATGTAGTCATCCGCAGCCAGCGACCACTGGGTAGCCCGCCCGAGGTCGCTGAGCAGGTCGCAGACCGTCAGCATCGAGCAGCTCGCCATGACCACCGTATAGAACGTCGTTCCGTCGCCACCCAGGGCGCTGGCCATGGCCTCATCCACACAGCGAAGCCCGGCCTGGACGTCTCCACCCTTGACCAGGACGACCCCGCGCTCCGCAAGCGCACAGACTGCCAGGTCCGGGTCGCCCAACTCATGCGACGCGGCCAGCGCTCTGTCGATCAGGTCGCGGCAGCGATGGGCATCCGTAGCCAGCAGCGCCGCACAATAATCAACCCACGCAAGGGACAGTCCGTCGTCGGGTCCGGCCATGCTCTCCGCACGGGCAAGCCAGCCCCGCGCCGCCGCCTCGTTGCCGAGGGACATTCCATAGACGAGGCACAGCCATACGGCGGAGTCGATGGCCTCCGGAACATTGCCCGCGCGGCGGCTGGCGGCGTAGGCGCGCTCACGGCAGCGGACGCTTTCACTGAGCTCACCGAGGAAAAAGAGGGCGTCGCCCAAGCCCGCGAGCGTGGCCGACGATCCGGTGCCTGAGAGGACCTCCTCAAAGGCGGCGCGCGCATCCGCCCACCGCCCCGCTTCCAGTGCCGCGTAGCCCCTCGCTGTCACTTCCTCCAGCGTCACGCTTCAATTACAGCACTTCACACTGCCGTTCCCTAGGACGGAACTTCGGGCGCGGCCGAACCGAATCCGCCTGATGGGCGCTGCCGGCATCGGCCACAAAATGGGTCAGTTGACCGATCCGCCCGTCCTTGAAGCCGGGCAGTCTGGAATTGTCCCAAACAGCGGACCACAGGACCAATCAAGGAGCAAACGATGAGCGCGGACGCAATTGCCAAGTCAGTAGAAGCCCTTAACTCTCACGATGCGAAGGCCTTTGCGGCAGCCTATGCCGCGGACGCGGTTGTCCACGACCCGAGCTACCCGCAGCCGCTGAAGGGGCGGGATGCTATTGAGCAGGACGTGGTGGATCTCCTGCGGGCTTTCCCGGATGTCAGTCTCACCGTGGGGCCCGTGCTCCAGGATGGCGAGACGTTCGCAGCCGAGTACACTCTGCGCGGAACGCACCAGGGACCGTTGGCATTGCCCGGCGGCGAGATTCCCGCCACCGGAAAGTCCTTCATCAATAACGCGGCCGTCTTCTCGAAATTCAATACTGACGGGGAAGTCACGGAGGAAAGCCGCTACTACGATGTAGCCGGCCTCATGGCGCAGCTTGGGGTGACTCCGACAACCTGAGCTCGAAGCCTCGGGCCTCAGGTGTCCGTTCACGCTAACACCGGTCACATACAGCGCGAGCGGACACTTGAGCCCCCGATGGTGTGACCCGCTTTGCTGTCAGAGCCCCAGGCGGGCCACGGCTTCCTCGCGCATCTCCACCTTGCGGATCTTCCCGGAAACGGTCATGGGGAAACTTTCGCGGACGTCCACGTAGCGGGGGATCTTGTAGTGCGCCAGTTTCCCGCGGCAGAAGTCGGCGACGGCGGCCGCGTCCAGCGGTTCCGCGCCGGGCGTGAGGATGATGCAGGCCATGAGTTCCTCGCCGTACTTGGCATCGGGCACCCCGATCACCTGCACGTCCTGGATGGACGGGTGGCTGTACAGGAACTCCTCGATCTCACGCGGGTAGATGTTCTCGCCGCCGCGGATCACCAGGTCCTTGATGCGGCCTTCGATCACCACGTAGCCCTCGTCATCAATCCGGGCGAGGTCGCCGGTGTGCATCCAGCGGTCGGCGTCGATGGCCTCCGCCGTCTTCTCCGGCTGGTCCCAGTACCCGGCCATGACGGCGTAGCCCCGGGTGCACAGCTCGCCGATCTCGCCGCGCTCCAGCACCTCGCCGGTGCCGGGGTCCACGATCTGGTTTTCCAGCCTCGGCATGGTGCGGCCCACGGTCTCGGTGCGATGCTGCAGCGTGTCACCGTGCCGGGTCATGGTGGACACCGGGGAGGTCTCGGTCATGCCGTAGCAGATGGCCACATCCACCATGTGCATCTCCGAGATCACCCGGTTCATCACATCAATGGGGCACACCGATCCCGCCATGACGCCGGTGCGGAGCGTTGCCAGGTCGTAGGAGGAAAAGTCCGGCAGCGCCAGCTCCGCGATGAACATGGTTGGCACGCCGTACAGCGATGTCCCGCCGAAGTCCTGGACCGCCTCCAGCGCGGCCGCCGGCGTGAAGCCGCGCCCGGGGATGATAGTGGCCGCACCGTGGCTGAGGGCTGCCAGGTTGCCGATCACCATCCCGAAGCAGTGGTAGAACGGGACCGGAATCACCACCCGGTCGTGCTCGGTGTAGCCCAGCAGCTCACCGATGGAGTAGCCGTTGTTCAGGATGTTGTGGTGCGTCAGCGTTGCGCCCTTGGGGAAGCCCGTGGTCCCGGACGTGTACTGCAGGTTGATGGGATCGTGCGGGTCCAGCTCCGCCATCCGCGCCTTCAGGGAGGAATGGCCGACGGCGTCAGCCCGCTTGAGCAGCTCGGCGTACGTCAGCTCCCCGTCACTTTGGGGATCCCCGGCGTCGAGCCCGTCCATGCCGTAATCCGGCAGGAACACCAGTTCCCGCAGGTCCGGGCAGCCGGCGAGCGCCTGGCGCGCCATCCCCACGTAGTCGCTGTTCCGGTCCGACGGTGCCGCCACCAGCATCCGCATGCCGTTCTGCTTCACCACAAACTCCAGCTCGTGGCTCCGGTAGGCCGGGTTCACGTTGACCAGGATGGCACCGGCTTTGGCCGTGGCGTACTGCAGCAGCGTCCACTCAGCGCAGTTCGGGCTCCAGATGCCCACCCGGTCCCCTTTGGCCACCCCCGAGGCGAGGAGCGCACGCGCGAGGCGATCGACGTCGTCGTTCATTTTCGTGTAGCTCCAGCGGCGGGCATCAGCGCCCGGGACCGGCGCGGCCTCGATCAGTGCGTCGTGGAGGGGGAACCGGGCCACCACCCGTTCAAAGTTCTGGCCGATGGTTTCCTCAAGGAGCGGGACGTCAGTGTCCCCGGCTGTGTAAGCGCGCATGCTGGCACGCTACCGTCTGGCCCCCGGCAATGAAAGCGCAACAGGAGGGTGTCCGCGCGTAAACAGGGCGGGCGTGCATCCCGAGTCCCGGTATTGTGAAATCCATGAGTGCACCCATCGACCTGCAGGCAACGTTCATCCCCAACGACGGCGAGTTCTTCCGTGTGAAGCTCGCCCTGGAAATCGCCATCGACGAGGTGGTGAACGAACCCGGCTGCATCCGCTACGAGCTGACCGAGGCTACCGAAGAGAAGCTGGTCCTCACGGAACAGTGGGAATCCGAGGAACTGCTGGCGAAGCACTCCAAGGGCACCGCAGTCCAGGACCTGAACGAATCCCTGAGCGCGCTGCTGGCCGAACCCGTGCAGCTGGCCCGCCTCTAACCCTCGCTTAACCATCGACTGCTCCGTAAGTGCCGTTTTGAACGTTCAAAAGGGCCCTTACGGAGCAGTCGATGTTTTTTACAGAGGAACCAGGGGCGCTTAAGCCTCGGGGATCTGCGATCCGTCCTGAGGACCCGACGTCTTTCCGGCGGTGGCCGGGTTGCTTTCCGCGGCTGCTGCGGCTTCCGCCTGTGAGCGCGCCACATGGGCGTGGACCTCGTCCATGTCCAGGGCCTTGACGGCGTCAACAACCTGCTCCAGCTGCTGGGCGTTCAGGGCGCCGGGCTGGGAGAAGACCAGGACTTTTTCGCGGAAGGCCATCAGGGTGGGGATGGACGTGATGCCGGCCTCGGCGGCGAGCTGCTGCTGGGCTTCGGTGTCCACCTTCGTGAACAGGACGTCGGAATGCTTCTCCGACACGGCGCTGTACGTGGGCCCGAACTGCTTGCAGGGACCGCACCATTCAGCCCAGAAGTCCACCAGGACAATGTCGTTGCCTTCGATGGTCGTTGCGAACTGTTCACCTGTGATGTCTACGGTTGCCATGCCTTCAACGGTACGCGAGGCACAGGCCGATGTCCCAGCCGGGGGCGTCCTGTTCGCTCCCCGCGTCATCGGGAATATCCGGTACGGGGCCGTGTACACCGGGCACGGCGAGGCCTACCCTTGGGGTCATCAG
Proteins encoded in this window:
- a CDS encoding ABC transporter permease, with protein sequence MAVQSTEVLEKPGLVQILHDTRFVFWREMLLPLRDPFSLIFSLLQPLVFLGLFGPLLGAAVGAPAFGGQSTLQWFLPGVVVMIALFGTSMTGSNLQYELMTGSYERILATPLSRSSLMIGRALKEWAPLVVQGLLIALVCIPFGFVFYPLHVLFGLVILGIFGIGLGALSYALALVSQNKEWIFWGVQQTLLFPLMILSGIMLPIEAGPDWMKTASLFNPLTYLVNAERELFSGSVGTDTLLGLLAASATAAVGLVVGVRAINRNIN
- a CDS encoding LuxR C-terminal-related transcriptional regulator; this encodes MTLEEVTARGYAALEAGRWADARAAFEEVLSGTGSSATLAGLGDALFFLGELSESVRCRERAYAASRRAGNVPEAIDSAVWLCLVYGMSLGNEAAARGWLARAESMAGPDDGLSLAWVDYCAALLATDAHRCRDLIDRALAASHELGDPDLAVCALAERGVVLVKGGDVQAGLRCVDEAMASALGGDGTTFYTVVMASCSMLTVCDLLSDLGRATQWSLAADDYMRTYGCPYLYAQCRMVHGRVLLLTGHWAEAEDELRHAAASTKDVFPGMYHRAIASLAELRVRQGHFDEAKALIERIGAPVETSLVAAGLALGSNEPVAAVALAERWLRSENEGTGDVVPTLHAGGHRTSLETASARSLLVQAQLAAGNPAAAAVAAEHLGDLDASAGGVCLVSAHAALARGRVAAAEGRLEPATLYFEDALKWFGHLDLPLEAARTRLELARVLAQVQPTLAISEARAALSAMDRLGASHDADTAAALLRSWGAGGRSVPREAGILTRREHEILGLLVEGYSNPEIAGQLFISSKTVAHHVSSVLEKLGLRNRAEAAAYAARLGSN
- a CDS encoding ester cyclase is translated as MSADAIAKSVEALNSHDAKAFAAAYAADAVVHDPSYPQPLKGRDAIEQDVVDLLRAFPDVSLTVGPVLQDGETFAAEYTLRGTHQGPLALPGGEIPATGKSFINNAAVFSKFNTDGEVTEESRYYDVAGLMAQLGVTPTT
- a CDS encoding AMP-binding protein; this encodes MRAYTAGDTDVPLLEETIGQNFERVVARFPLHDALIEAAPVPGADARRWSYTKMNDDVDRLARALLASGVAKGDRVGIWSPNCAEWTLLQYATAKAGAILVNVNPAYRSHELEFVVKQNGMRMLVAAPSDRNSDYVGMARQALAGCPDLRELVFLPDYGMDGLDAGDPQSDGELTYAELLKRADAVGHSSLKARMAELDPHDPINLQYTSGTTGFPKGATLTHHNILNNGYSIGELLGYTEHDRVVIPVPFYHCFGMVIGNLAALSHGAATIIPGRGFTPAAALEAVQDFGGTSLYGVPTMFIAELALPDFSSYDLATLRTGVMAGSVCPIDVMNRVISEMHMVDVAICYGMTETSPVSTMTRHGDTLQHRTETVGRTMPRLENQIVDPGTGEVLERGEIGELCTRGYAVMAGYWDQPEKTAEAIDADRWMHTGDLARIDDEGYVVIEGRIKDLVIRGGENIYPREIEEFLYSHPSIQDVQVIGVPDAKYGEELMACIILTPGAEPLDAAAVADFCRGKLAHYKIPRYVDVRESFPMTVSGKIRKVEMREEAVARLGL
- a CDS encoding putative quinol monooxygenase, whose product is MSAPIDLQATFIPNDGEFFRVKLALEIAIDEVVNEPGCIRYELTEATEEKLVLTEQWESEELLAKHSKGTAVQDLNESLSALLAEPVQLARL
- a CDS encoding co-chaperone YbbN; translation: MATVDITGEQFATTIEGNDIVLVDFWAEWCGPCKQFGPTYSAVSEKHSDVLFTKVDTEAQQQLAAEAGITSIPTLMAFREKVLVFSQPGALNAQQLEQVVDAVKALDMDEVHAHVARSQAEAAAAAESNPATAGKTSGPQDGSQIPEA